The segment tccattcatctgctgaaggacatcttggtcaCTTCCAGGTTTTGACAATCATGAATAACGTTTCTGTCGACATCTGTATGCAGGTCTTTGTGTGGCCATAAGTTTTGAATTCATTTGGGAAAATACCAAGGAATGCACTTACTGGGTGGTATGGCAAGAGTATGTttcattttgtaagaaactgccagactgtcttccaaagtagctgtaccgtTTTGCATTTCCACCGGCAACGAGGGAGAATTCctgttctccacatcctcaccagtgtTTGATGTGGTCAGTATTCTGTTTGCAGCATTCTCCTGGGTCTGTATTAGTGTCTCATTATCGTTGTGAGTgtgttgtgagacagagtctcactatgttgcccaggctagtctcaaactttcaggctcaagcgatcctcctgtgtcaacctcccaaagtgttgggattacaagtgtgagccactgtgcctagcctccaTTTCCTCGTGAATTTCTGAGGGTATTTTATAGAAAAACTTGTAGATATGGAATTGCTAGTCCATAGCGGTATATGATGTTGAGTGTGTGTTCATATGCTTGTTTTCCATCTGTATATATGTTTTGGTGAGGTGACTGTTcagattgttcatttttaaattgttttctgtctgggtgcggtggctcacacctgtaatcccagcactttgggaggctgaggtgggtggatcacttgaggtcaggagtttgagaccagcctggccaacgtggtgaaaccccatctctactaaaaatacaagattatccaggcatggtggcacacacctgtaatcccagctactcgggaggctgaggcaggagaatcacttgaacccaggaggcggaggttgcagtgagtcaagatcttgccatccagcctgggcgacaagagcaaaactctgtcttaaaaaaataaaaataaaaaataaaattatgttttcttattgttgagtttcaagagttctctgtatactcTAGGTAACATTTCTTTATTAGATgtgtgcaaatatttcctcccaatctatggcttgtcttctcattgtcTTAAAATTGTTCTttacagagcagaagtttttcattttaatgaagtcGAACTTATCAGTAATTGCTACTGTGAGGAGCTGAGGGTCTGGCGGCAGGGTCCACTGAGGAGCTGAGGGTCTAGCAGGGTCCACTGAGGAGCTGAGGGTCCAGCGGCAGGGCCCATATGTTTCTTGTGGGGAGGTGGCACTCACAGAGCCATTGGAGGTTGGGACTGTTCAGGAGGGAGGAAGTCACCTGCCCAGACACAGGTGTGACATCCAGGGTGGCTGCTCAGAGAAGCTTAGTTGGGTATTGGGGTGCCTGTCTGGGGGTCTGGGATACTTGTTGGGTATTGGGGCACAGAGGGAGTGGAGCGACCTTTGTCCATGACTTTAGGCATCACCCCTCGAGGTGGGCAGGGCTGCCCCTGGGTGGGGTTCCCACTCCATGTGCCTGTGTCTGGGTTTCAGATGCCAAAAATGCTGAGGCAAAGCTCAGGGGCCTCCCGGGGCAGCTTGTGGACATCGCGTGCAAGGTATGCCAGGCCTACCTGGGGCAGCTGGAGCATGAGGACATCGACACGTCAGCAGATGCCGCGGAGGACCTCACCGAGGCCGAGTGGGAGGACCTGACTCAGCAGTACTACTCCCTCGTTCAGTAAGACTTGCGCAGGCCCCTGGCACGTGTCGGAGCTGTGAGTGTGGATCGCGGGAGCTGCCGGGGCAGTGCAGCCTCTGGGAATTGGGTCACCTGTCTGGGCATTAGGCTACCTGTGGGGTATTGAGCGTTGAGATGCCTGTCCTGGCGTTGGGGCTCCTGTCTGGATGTCTGGGATGCTTGTTGGTATTGGGGTGTCTGTCTGGATCTTGGGGCTTCCTGGACTTTGCCAGCTCCTGCGCGGTGCTCCGCTGGACTCCTGAGCAGATGTATCCCTCACTGCTCGCAGCCTTCTCCGCCCAAAGCAGGGGAAACATAGTGGTTCGTACACTTGCGGGGATGGTGGTCCTGCCCAAATACCACCTCCCAATGTGGGGGCTGTCGCAGGCTCGGGGCTGGGCTGTCCTGGGAGGCTGTGAGGGATTCCTTCCCACAGCTCATCCTCCTGAGGGAGTCGCTGTAGCTGCCTGTCACTGGGAGCTTGCTGGTATCCTAGGTGGCCTTGGctgtgaccaacatggtggacgTCATGGGTGACCCACCCTATTTAGACCACAATAGTTTGGGGCTGGCCTGTGCTGCACAGACAAGGCTGCTTCAGGGGCGCGGGGGGCTGGCTGTGCCCAGTTTGCTCCAAGTCCTCATCACAGTTGAGCGGTCCTGTTGCCATCCTGGGGTCAGGAGTGCTCGGCACTCACCACGGAGGAGGCGTGGCAGCCAGTGAGAGCCAGGAGGTGCCCCCGCCTGAGGTCGCCTTCGGTCCTTCCCTGGGAGGGGCTCTCGCCCAGGCACCCCTGGCCACAGCTCCACAGTGGTGGGGCCCTCCCATGTTGTCAGGGACACCCCAGCCTCACTTCTCCCTTCAAGCTGCCCCCAGCAGGTTTGAATGGAACCCCGATGTCCTGTGTCTTCAGGGgcttccccaccccagcccaggccACCCCAGCCCAGGCCGGCTGCGAGAGTCATGGCTGGCATCCTTGGAGCCCCGCTGGCCCTCACTCCTGTGCCACAGCCACCTTGTCGGGACGTCGCGGGGTCCACACTGGGTCTTCATGGCCCTGAGTCTGCCCACGCAGGATGGCTCCAACAGGCCCTGGGGCAGCTGCTGGTACTGGCATGGCTTCCCCCCAATCCATCCGGGCAGCAGGAGTGCACCCCCGAGCTCTAAAAGCCACTCAAACAGCTCTCCCCACCCTCTCCTTATTCCCTGTGGTTATGATGACTTCTTGAGTCTAGCCCGTGACTGCAAAGGGTCTTGAGTCAGAATGACGTTGAGCTCGCAGGATGTGGCGCTGGCAGCTGGCAGGGACGCAGGAGGCCTGCACGGGCCGGACGCTTTCCTACCACGGGTTGGTCCCAAGCACCACCAACCACAGGTGGAAGCTGGGCATGGCTgcgtctccccacccccacctgtgCCTCCCACCATTTCCACCCAGGCGGGGTGCTGCTTGGGGCCTGTGGCCAGCTCCGACCCACACACCGGGGTCCCCGCTGTCTTAACACAGCCCTTGTCTGGAGCAGCCTCACAGGGCTGTGTTTCCAGGTGTCCATACTGTTGGCAGAACTTCCTGGGCCGACCCGCAGCCCCTTCCCGCCAGGTCAGCCCCAGACCATCCTAGAGCCGAGCGCCTGCTTGGTGGGTGAGGCGGGGCGCAGGCCTCCAAGTCTCATGCACTTTCTGGATCTTGCTTTGTAGTGGCGATGCTTTCATCTCCAATTCAAGAAATTACTTTTCGCAGTGCCAGGCTCTGCTGAATAGAATCACGTCCGTGAACCCTCAGATGGACATCGACGGCCTCCGGAACATCTGGATTATGAAGCCCGCGGCCAAGTCCCGGGGCCGAGGTGAGTCCCCTGGTGCCGGTGCTCCCTGCACCGCATTCATAGCCACCAATGGCCGCATTTGATGCCAGAGGCCGTGAGTGAGGGACAGTTTCAGGCCCACAGCACtacagggaaggaagggagggagcagaATGCCGAGGCAGGCGTGGGGGTCAGGACTCAGTTGCTGGAGCAGACCTGGAGGCGTCTTCACAGCGTGTGTTCCAATCACAGGGCACCTGGAATCAGGATTTCCTCCTTTGTATTCACAAACTGGTCTATGctttcctttttagttttttatttttacttatttatttctgaaacagagttttgctcttgttgcccaggctgaagtgcagtggcgcaatctcacctcactgcaacctccaccttccaggtttaagcgattctcctgcctcagtctcccgagtagctgggactacaggcgcccaccacacccggctaattttttttgtatttttagtagagatggagtttcaccatgttggccaggctggtcttgaactcccgacctcaagggattcacctgccttggcctcccaaagtgctgggattacaggcataaggcacCATGCCCATCCTCCTGGCTCCCTTTTAAAAGTGTCTCTGTCCCTGCCCCTTCACTGATCTCTGTGTCCCCTCTGGAGTCCCAGAGGCTGGTTCTGTTCGGGGAGAGCCTGGGGGAGACCAGCACTGGTTTTAGCCTCATCCATGAGTGCTAAGCCTTCCCTGCTCCCCCGTCACCCCCACCAGCCATGCTGCCTGCTGGCCCTGGACAAAGCCAGTGCAGGTCTCAGGGCCAAGCTGCGACCCTGCCCCAGGGCTCAGGAGCTCGGGTCCCGCTGCACAGTGGCTGTGCATGCTGGGTTGAGCGGTGGCCTCTTGCAGACATAGTGTGCATGGAGCGTGTGGAGGAGATCCTGGAACTGGCAGCTGCAGACCACCCTCTTTCCAGGGACAATAAGTGGGTGGTCCAGAAATACATTGAGACGCCACTGCTCATCTATGACACCAAGTTCGACATCAGACAGTGGTTCCTCGTCACGGACTGGAACCCCCTGACCATCTGGTTCTACAAGGAGAGTTATTTGCGGTTCTCATCACAGCGCTTCTCCCTGGACAAGCTGGACAGGTCAGTGTGGTGGGCGACCTGGACGCCTCAGGCCAGGTAATGGGCTGCTGCCTGCATGCCTGGAGCAGCTGCAGTGAGAAGCAGCACGGGCAGGGCCCCCTCACTGCCACCTGCCACCACGAGaggcacagatggggaaactgaggcttgggaggCTGATGACCTCCCCCAGGGACAGGCCCAGGCCCACCGGCCTTCAAAGCCAGCGCCCTACACCCCACGCTCTGTGTATCATCTCTGGAAAATCTTAAAAGGCACCATTTTGCCTGTGCCCAGGGGGATTGGAATGGTGTGGGCAGCACCTGGGCCCCGGTGTAGGGGAGGCGGCATGTGGGGCGCCTGGTGGAGGCTCAGACATCCGCGAGTGTGCTGCCCGGGGTGGATGGACCCCCTGCCTCATCCGGCTCCCCTCATGGGCAGGATGGCGAGAGCCTGTGGAGTCCTCAGGAGTGTGCCATCCACACGGCGACGCCTGCCACCCTCTGTCTGCACCAAGGCTTCCTCTGACTATTGTGTGGCCCTTGCTTGGTGTGAGGTGCTAGGGGACCTGACGGCTGGGCAGGAAGGGGATCTGCTTTTCAAGAGAGTGAGAATCCAGGGAGGCCTGAGAGTCATGTAACAGAGAACCTTGCAGGGGAGTGAACTCTGGCCCAGGCAAGGGGCTGTGGTCATGCCTGGTGGATCATGCTTGAAGTCACACCCAGAAGAGGCCTGGGAGGAGCCAGCCAGGGGCTTTGACCCTCACCTGCTCACTGCCTCTGGTCAAGTGGGCCTGGAGGGAGTCCAGGAACTCACCTGTGCAAAAGCAGCTCCCAGGCAGGGCAGTGAGAAGCCAGAGCCCCCTTCCAGCGCCCATTTCTGGGCCTCCAGCCGTGAGCTGTGCACCTGGCCAATCCCGTGGCCTCTCTGAGCCCTGTTTCTCCATCTGGAACAGTAACACTCATCCCAGCTGGGCCCCTCCAGCAGAGGGTTGGAGTCCTCAGGGGCAGGGTTCTCTAGAGCCAGCTGGGTGGgctcagcatggctgggaggacTGGCCTTGGGTGCCCTCCTGGGCCAACGGAGGCTGAGCACCTGCCCCTCATCCCCCCCACAGCGCCATCCACCTGTGCAACAACGCCGTCCAGAAGCACCTGAAGAATGATGTGGGCCGCAGCCCCCTGCTGCCCGCACACAACATGTGGACCAGCGCCAGGTTCCAGGAGTACCTGCAGCGCCAGGGCCACGGCGCCATGTGGGGCAGCGTCATCTACCCGTCCATGAAGAAGGCCATCGCCCACGCCATGAAGGTGGCCCAGGACCACGTGGAGCCTCGCAAGAACAGCTTTGAGCTCTACGGGGCTGACTTCATCCTCGGGAGGGACTTCAGGCCCTGGCTGATCGAGATCAATTCCAGCCCCACCATGCACCCGTCCACACCCGTCACGGCCCAGCTGTGTGCACAGGTGCAGGAGGACACCATCAAGGTGGCCGTGGATCGCAGCTGTGACATCGGCAACTTCGAGCTCCTGTGGAGGCAGGTGAGCCACGCCCGCCTCGGGGGGGTTTGGTGGCCGCCCACCATGTGGACGCTTTGCCACCTGGTCACTGGGCGAGGGTGGAGCTGCAGGGCACCAGTGCCGCGGGGTCCATGGAGGACGCCGATCCTGCTCTGTGACCATTCTTGGTCCCGCTGAGGGCCCAGGCCTGCCCTGCTCTCCCATGGGGCTCAGTGTCTCGTTGGCACCGAGGAAGGGGCTACTCCCGGCGTCTGGGCGGGTGGGGTGGCCCCGCTCACTCAGGCTCAGTGCCTCTGTCCAGCTTTCCTCCCGCTTGTTCCCAGCCTCACCCAGTCCTGACTGTGGTTAGAGGTGGGGGCTCCATGCCCGCAGCCTCCAGGCCACCTATGCTGCTCCTTTGCTTTGGCCTGCAGTGCCTCCTCCACTCTGAGGATCTTTCGGGGGCCTCTCTCTTGCGGCCTCTCTGTGGCTAAACTCGGGAAAAGAGCAGCTGAGTCCCTGGGTGTGGGGCCCCCCAGGCTGACCCCCAAGCCTCAGGAAGCCTTGGTTCCCCGCAGGTTCTCCAGAGCCTGGGAGCCTCCTGGGGGTCTGCGTGGGAACCCAGGTGTTCACTCCTGAGTCAGGTGGGGGTCTGTGCCCCGACCAGTCCCGCCTGCACAGACCCCTCCTGCAGGGGACCCCCCATCCTGGCCACAGCCCAGCACCCCAACCTGTTCCTTCCCCACAGCCTGTGGTTGAGCTGCCCCCATTCAGCGGGTCCGACCTCTGCGTGGCGGGCGTCAGTGTGAGGAGAGCCAGGAGGCAGGTGCTGCCCATCTGCAACCTCAAGGCCTCGGCCTCGCTGTTGGACGCGCAGCTGCTGA is part of the Symphalangus syndactylus isolate Jambi chromosome 18, NHGRI_mSymSyn1-v2.1_pri, whole genome shotgun sequence genome and harbors:
- the TTLL8 gene encoding protein monoglycylase TTLL8 isoform X6, yielding MEPERKGLSLASSSDADGREENKLKQGISQDLASSSGLDRYKIARQLTEKAIKEKKIFSIYGHYPVVRAALRRKGWVEKKFHFLPKVIPDIKDEGAGVNDDTCAEVKENQEMALEKTDDIHDVMSRLVKNEMPYLLWTIKRNVIDYHSLTYDQMLNHYAKTASFTTKIGLCVNMRSLPWYVPANPDSFFPRCYSLCTESEQHEFLEDFRRTMASGILKWVVSHQSCSRSGRSTPGGRREEAGSSDPSSRQDAKNAEAKLRGLPGQLVDIACKVCQAYLGQLEHEDIDTSADAAEDLTEAEWEDLTQQYYSLVHGDAFISNSRNYFSQCQALLNRITSVNPQMDIDGLRNIWIMKPAAKSRGRDIVCMERVEEILELAAADHPLSRDNKWVVQKYIETPLLIYDTKFDIRQWFLVTDWNPLTIWFYKESYLRFSSQRFSLDKLDSAIHLCNNAVQKHLKNDVGRSPLLPAHNMWTSARFQEYLQRQGHGAMWGSVIYPSMKKAIAHAMKVAQDHVEPRKNSFELYGADFILGRDFRPWLIEINSSPTMHPSTPVTAQLCAQVQEDTIKVAVDRSCDIGNFELLWRQPVVELPPFSGSDLCVAGVSVRRARRQVLPICNLKASASLLDAQLLKARGPSAMPDPAQGPPPPALQQDLGLKEEKGLPLALVAPLRGPAESGGAAQRPRTKAAGKMELQACPCRHVDSQAPNTGVLVAQPAKRWAPNQLNAHPLAPVLQSLKTAEGALRPLPGGKGS
- the TTLL8 gene encoding protein monoglycylase TTLL8 isoform X7, encoding MPYLLWTIKRNVIDYHSLTYDQMLNHYAKTASFTTKIGLCVNMRSLPWYVPANPDSFFPRCYSLCTESEQHEFLEDFRRTMASGILKWVVSHQSCSRSGRSTPGGRREEAGSSDPSSRQDAKNAEAKLRGLPGQLVDIACKVCQAYLGQLEHEDIDTSADAAEDLTEAEWEDLTQQYYSLVHGDAFISNSRNYFSQCQALLNRITSVNPQMDIDGLRNIWIMKPAAKSRGRDIVCMERVEEILELAAADHPLSRDNKWVVQKYIETPLLIYDTKFDIRQWFLVTDWNPLTIWFYKESYLRFSSQRFSLDKLDSAIHLCNNAVQKHLKNDVGRSPLLPAHNMWTSARFQEYLQRQGHGAMWGSVIYPSMKKAIAHAMKVAQDHVEPRKNSFELYGADFILGRDFRPWLIEINSSPTMHPSTPVTAQLCAQVQEDTIKVAVDRSCDIGNFELLWRQPVVELPPFSGSDLCVAGVSVRRARRQVLPICNLKASASLLDAQLLKARGPSAMPDPAQGPPPPALQQDLGLKEEKGLPLALVAPLRGPAESGGAAQRPRTKAAGKMELQACPCRHVDSQAPNTGVLVAQPAKRWAPNQLNAHPLAPVLQSLKTAEGALRPLPGGKVLRAGRSLNCDRGCWVFINAHRQMEECMSDGGVHVRWRSTHQMEEYTLSDGGVHIVRWRSTHCQMEECTLSDRGVHVVRWRSACRQMEECMSSDGGVHVRWRSACRQMEECM